A region from the Candidatus Gracilibacteria bacterium genome encodes:
- a CDS encoding O-antigen ligase family protein — protein MWKFLQRNGYVLLKWMIYLGPLALLAGLIDYRFHNYFWGALNVLRPIQPIHMFDFWSALDFYYVALVVLYGINALFLRTVGFTKKREWIFLPIILVFAGVAVAAHFFAPVEPQIKTFWWQIAINYFAPIAFFGILITSLRTEKSIQAFKKYLLLTFSIFGMVCLFEYFTDIFPGDNVNFLGSFEWPYIDPFFDLKAESANWLAYLFTPMMLLSAIEFHAQFKADGLKFKIKNIPYILSFIICGTILFLTKSYTGMGIAFALLAYFVFINLPRRKKIIALILLVLLGAVGVATQYKTPKFQILLGHYKIENSLERRLQIYEFNANAITERLVEGIGPGNYQSYFRRHMLEFIGTSIPEAELPPHPHNLLIYFWSELGIFGFLALFFIYLRTLWGIFIEHLRNPYFLILAYPLGHGLLDTPYGLEEISLLFWMIIGLVILETHRQRLS, from the coding sequence ATGTGGAAATTCCTCCAAAGAAACGGCTACGTACTCCTAAAATGGATGATTTATTTGGGCCCGCTCGCGTTGCTCGCGGGGCTCATCGATTACCGTTTCCATAATTATTTTTGGGGCGCGTTAAATGTTTTGCGACCGATTCAGCCGATTCACATGTTTGATTTTTGGAGTGCGCTCGATTTTTATTACGTCGCGCTCGTGGTACTTTATGGCATCAATGCCCTGTTTTTACGCACCGTTGGCTTCACTAAAAAGCGAGAATGGATTTTTCTGCCGATCATTTTAGTTTTTGCCGGGGTGGCAGTGGCTGCGCATTTTTTCGCGCCCGTTGAACCTCAAATCAAAACGTTTTGGTGGCAAATTGCGATCAATTATTTTGCTCCGATTGCGTTTTTTGGCATCCTGATCACATCTTTGCGTACCGAAAAATCCATCCAAGCTTTTAAAAAATATTTACTCCTCACTTTTTCCATTTTTGGAATGGTGTGTTTATTTGAATATTTCACCGATATTTTTCCCGGAGACAATGTGAATTTCCTGGGAAGTTTCGAATGGCCCTACATCGATCCCTTCTTTGATCTAAAAGCTGAAAGTGCGAATTGGCTGGCGTATCTTTTTACTCCCATGATGTTGCTCTCGGCCATTGAATTTCATGCTCAATTCAAGGCCGATGGCTTGAAATTTAAGATTAAAAATATTCCTTATATTTTGTCTTTTATAATTTGCGGAACCATTCTTTTCCTTACCAAATCCTACACAGGGATGGGTATTGCGTTTGCCTTACTCGCCTATTTTGTATTTATAAATTTGCCGCGCCGCAAAAAAATCATCGCCCTAATTTTATTGGTTCTTTTGGGTGCCGTAGGCGTTGCCACACAATACAAAACCCCTAAATTCCAAATTCTTCTCGGCCATTATAAGATAGAAAATTCACTGGAAAGACGTTTGCAAATTTACGAATTCAACGCAAATGCCATCACCGAACGACTCGTGGAAGGAATTGGGCCCGGCAATTATCAGAGCTATTTCCGCCGTCACATGCTCGAGTTCATTGGCACCTCAATCCCGGAGGCGGAGCTCCCTCCGCACCCTCACAATTTGTTGATTTATTTTTGGAGCGAACTCGGAATTTTTGGATTTTTAGCCTTATTTTTTATCTATCTCCGAACCCTGTGGGGCATTTTTATCGAACATTTAAGAAATCCATATTTCTTAATTCTTGCCTATCCTCTTGGTCATGGGTTGTTGGATACACCGTACGGTTTGGAGGAGATATCTTTGCTGTTTTGGATGATCATTGGGTTGGTGATTTTAGAGACCCATCGTCAGCGCTTGTCATAA
- the lysS gene encoding lysine--tRNA ligase, translating into MSFWVDEIAEQIAQAFPDKKEILIRDEKTASGRVHVGSLRGVVLHGVLAEALNQMGRKATFFYEINDADPMDGLPVYLDQDAYRPYMGKPLKDVPAPDELGRPTGEATPEHNFAQTWGDEFIGVIHNLGFNEKNYTKLVSASEIYKSGRYNEWIEKVCAHPDKIREIYKRISGSEKAEEWFPLQIVCEKCGKVGCTTVVGFDGKEATYRCEKDKVKWAQGCGYEGKVAPWDGRGKLPWKVEWAVKWASMPVDVEAAGKDHNAAGGSHDVAEAICQEVLGAKVPFNVPYEFILFGGAKMSASKGLGATAKAVSAMIPPELLRFLMVRSRPNQPIDFNMDGDTIARLYDNHDECAEIYFGGKEGNSDLGRAFHFAQLDSKKVEKRFLPRFSRLAFIVQIPHLDVMKEVEQLKGNPLHEADREEALERSEYAKMWLKEFAGDSARFEIQQAMPDLAHDLSEDQKQFLKEIVAVLRGNAVLKGEALHTAIHELRKASTLEARDAFGAIYKTLLGKESGPQAGWFLEALDRSFVIQRFENAAALPPRVKVEVMDLKTQYIILTKEVRERFPEIKVGCGILKGVKIAKNHPDLEKLREELWKGLDFKTLKNKSPKLQAFNDIYRGFGVKPSNNKPAPVALMSRLAAGKVLPNINVAVDIANMISVKYQLATALLNVDQCTLPLSLDFAKGGEKFQGIGDERSAPIMPGELCWFDATDYTVTRDWNYRDCEKTKVTEKTVNLFLDVDGNDASSMEEVEACLVELETLLKKYCGGTMSERVIVEAKVNS; encoded by the coding sequence ATGTCTTTTTGGGTCGACGAGATTGCTGAACAAATCGCTCAAGCCTTTCCGGATAAAAAAGAAATCCTGATTCGAGATGAAAAAACCGCTTCCGGACGCGTGCATGTGGGCTCGCTTCGCGGCGTGGTTTTACATGGCGTACTTGCCGAAGCGCTGAATCAAATGGGGAGAAAAGCCACGTTTTTTTATGAAATCAATGACGCAGATCCCATGGATGGGCTTCCGGTTTATCTGGATCAGGACGCCTACCGTCCCTATATGGGCAAACCCCTCAAGGATGTCCCGGCTCCGGATGAACTCGGACGGCCAACAGGTGAAGCAACCCCGGAGCACAATTTTGCACAAACTTGGGGCGATGAATTTATTGGAGTGATTCACAATCTCGGATTCAATGAGAAAAATTATACGAAATTGGTGTCGGCAAGTGAAATCTACAAATCCGGTCGCTACAACGAATGGATTGAAAAAGTCTGCGCGCACCCGGACAAAATACGTGAAATTTACAAACGCATCAGCGGTTCGGAAAAGGCCGAAGAATGGTTCCCTCTCCAAATTGTGTGTGAAAAATGCGGAAAAGTCGGGTGCACCACGGTCGTTGGTTTTGATGGGAAGGAAGCCACATATCGATGCGAAAAAGATAAAGTAAAATGGGCTCAAGGATGTGGGTACGAAGGCAAAGTGGCGCCATGGGATGGTCGAGGAAAGCTTCCATGGAAAGTGGAATGGGCGGTCAAATGGGCCAGCATGCCCGTAGATGTCGAAGCCGCAGGCAAAGACCACAATGCCGCAGGCGGATCCCATGATGTGGCTGAAGCGATTTGCCAAGAAGTGCTTGGAGCTAAAGTCCCCTTCAATGTCCCCTATGAATTCATTTTATTTGGCGGTGCCAAAATGAGCGCCTCCAAGGGTTTGGGCGCCACAGCAAAAGCGGTTTCAGCCATGATTCCCCCCGAGTTATTGCGCTTTTTGATGGTGCGATCACGACCCAATCAGCCCATTGATTTCAATATGGATGGCGACACCATCGCACGGTTATACGACAATCACGACGAATGTGCGGAAATTTATTTTGGGGGGAAAGAAGGAAATTCAGACCTGGGTCGAGCGTTTCATTTCGCACAACTCGATTCAAAAAAAGTTGAGAAACGATTCTTGCCGCGGTTTTCGCGCCTGGCTTTTATTGTGCAAATTCCGCATTTGGATGTGATGAAAGAAGTGGAACAATTGAAAGGGAATCCCTTGCACGAGGCAGATCGTGAAGAGGCCTTGGAGCGCAGTGAATACGCAAAAATGTGGCTTAAGGAATTCGCCGGAGATAGTGCTCGATTTGAAATCCAACAAGCCATGCCGGACTTGGCGCACGATTTGAGTGAGGATCAAAAACAATTTTTAAAGGAAATTGTGGCGGTTTTGCGTGGCAATGCCGTCCTTAAAGGAGAAGCCCTTCACACCGCCATTCACGAACTCCGAAAAGCTTCAACGCTCGAGGCACGTGACGCATTTGGGGCGATTTACAAAACCTTGCTCGGAAAAGAATCCGGCCCGCAGGCGGGTTGGTTTTTGGAGGCCCTGGATCGATCTTTTGTGATTCAGCGTTTTGAAAATGCCGCTGCACTCCCACCGCGCGTCAAAGTGGAAGTTATGGATTTAAAAACCCAATATATTATTTTGACCAAAGAAGTGCGTGAACGATTTCCGGAAATCAAAGTCGGTTGTGGGATTTTAAAAGGCGTAAAAATCGCTAAAAATCATCCGGATTTGGAAAAATTAAGAGAGGAATTATGGAAAGGACTCGATTTTAAAACCCTCAAAAACAAGTCCCCAAAACTCCAAGCCTTCAATGATATTTATCGCGGTTTTGGCGTAAAACCTTCAAACAACAAACCTGCCCCAGTGGCTTTAATGAGCCGTTTGGCAGCGGGAAAGGTTTTGCCCAACATCAACGTGGCCGTGGACATCGCGAACATGATTTCCGTCAAATATCAGCTCGCTACCGCGCTGTTAAACGTCGATCAATGCACTCTTCCCCTTTCGCTCGATTTCGCAAAAGGCGGAGAAAAATTCCAAGGCATTGGCGATGAACGTAGCGCCCCGATCATGCCTGGTGAATTGTGTTGGTTCGACGCCACGGACTACACCGTGACTCGCGACTGGAATTATCGCGACTGCGAAAAAACAAAAGTTACTGAAAAAACGGTAAACCTTTTCTTGGATGTCGATGGAAACGACGCAAGCTCCATGGAAGAGGTCGAAGCTTGTCTCGTCGAGCTCGAAACCCTGCTCAAAAAATATTGTGGCGGCACGATGAGCGAGAGGGTTATTGTGGAAGCTAAGGTCAATTCGTAA
- the dnaB gene encoding replicative DNA helicase: MDPLATVPPHSLEAEKSVLGSLLIDKDAIIRIADMLRHEDFYYEQNAMIYRAVLELFHKRSPIDLITLANHLEEKEELEKIGGRSYLAELTHTVITSTHVIQYATIVQQKSILRKLIKAGHTIAGLGFEETQEIDSLLEEAEKSLFNISQNFLKDKFVHIKDVLAVTYERIADLHDAKGKEKYRGIPCGFRSLDNLLSGLQRSDLVIVAARPAMGKTSFALNIAQNVAKAGKSVGVISLEMSKEQLVERLFCSLLSVDSWKLRTGKLDEEDFARIGSIMDELNSAKIFIDDSVSGSIMELRAKARRLQMEHGLDLLIIDYLQLMSISGVGGSITNRVQEISEISRSLKTLARELNVPIIALSQLSRAVENRPSKIPQLSDLRESGSIEQDSDVVLMLYREDYYEEDTERAGLTDVFIRKHRNGPTGRVELMFKKEQMRFYDIDRAHESEEMMEGVPMER; the protein is encoded by the coding sequence ATGGACCCCCTCGCAACCGTTCCCCCTCACAGCCTTGAAGCTGAAAAATCCGTTCTCGGATCTCTTTTGATCGACAAGGATGCCATCATTCGCATCGCCGACATGCTTCGCCATGAGGATTTTTATTATGAGCAAAACGCGATGATTTATCGTGCGGTTCTTGAGCTTTTCCACAAACGTAGCCCTATCGATCTTATCACTCTCGCAAATCATCTTGAAGAAAAAGAGGAATTGGAAAAAATTGGCGGTCGTTCTTATCTCGCCGAACTCACGCACACGGTCATCACTTCCACGCACGTCATCCAATACGCGACCATTGTTCAGCAAAAATCAATTTTACGAAAACTCATCAAGGCCGGACACACCATTGCGGGCCTCGGGTTTGAAGAAACTCAAGAGATTGATTCCCTCCTGGAAGAAGCGGAAAAATCTCTTTTCAATATTTCTCAAAATTTTCTCAAAGATAAATTTGTTCATATCAAAGATGTTCTCGCCGTAACTTACGAGCGCATCGCCGATCTTCACGACGCCAAAGGTAAAGAAAAATACCGTGGGATCCCATGCGGTTTTCGCAGTTTGGATAATTTGTTGTCCGGGTTGCAACGCTCGGATCTTGTGATCGTGGCGGCTCGTCCGGCCATGGGTAAAACCAGTTTTGCCTTGAATATTGCACAAAACGTGGCCAAGGCCGGCAAAAGTGTGGGCGTAATTTCTCTTGAAATGTCCAAAGAACAACTGGTGGAACGCCTTTTCTGCTCGTTGCTTTCCGTGGATTCATGGAAGCTTCGCACCGGCAAACTCGACGAGGAAGATTTCGCACGCATCGGTTCCATCATGGATGAACTCAATTCCGCCAAAATTTTCATCGACGACTCGGTGAGCGGATCCATCATGGAGCTCAGAGCCAAAGCCCGCCGCCTTCAAATGGAACACGGCCTCGATTTGCTCATCATCGACTACCTCCAACTCATGAGTATTTCCGGTGTGGGAGGGAGCATCACCAATCGTGTTCAGGAAATTTCGGAAATTTCACGTTCTCTCAAAACCCTGGCTCGCGAATTGAATGTCCCGATCATCGCCTTGTCGCAGTTGTCTCGTGCTGTGGAAAATCGTCCCAGCAAGATCCCGCAATTGTCGGATTTGAGAGAATCCGGAAGCATCGAACAAGATTCCGATGTGGTTCTCATGCTTTATCGCGAAGATTATTATGAAGAAGACACCGAGCGCGCCGGCCTCACGGATGTGTTCATTCGCAAACACCGCAACGGCCCGACCGGCCGCGTGGAACTTATGTTCAAAAAGGAACAAATGCGTTTTTATGACATCGATCGCGCCCATGAATCCGAAGAAATGATGGAAGGAGTGCCCATGGAACGATAA
- a CDS encoding YraN family protein, translated as MENTIQKNDFRQRFGDLGENLAAHYLVACGYRILKLHFRVRIGEVDLIAQKGRTLVFVEVKARASPLFGDAVEAVNFQKIHRLIAVAEAYLSRYNWKGEFRLDVIGLEFSSSRFGDERRLISLEHLCDVTHGAQRSEL; from the coding sequence ATGGAAAACACCATCCAAAAGAATGATTTTCGCCAACGCTTTGGTGATTTGGGGGAAAATTTAGCGGCCCATTATCTGGTTGCCTGCGGGTATCGCATCTTAAAATTGCACTTTCGTGTGCGAATCGGAGAAGTTGATTTGATCGCGCAAAAAGGACGAACTCTGGTTTTCGTGGAAGTGAAAGCGCGCGCGTCTCCCCTGTTTGGAGATGCGGTGGAGGCCGTGAATTTTCAAAAAATTCATCGATTGATTGCAGTGGCGGAAGCGTACCTATCTCGCTATAATTGGAAAGGTGAATTTCGCTTGGATGTGATTGGGTTGGAATTTTCTTCATCTCGTTTCGGAGATGAAAGGAGATTGATTTCCTTGGAACATCTTTGCGATGTTACTCACTGAGCACAGCGAAGCGAGCTTTAA
- a CDS encoding YifB family Mg chelatase-like AAA ATPase → MPSRIYSCALSGIEAYEVEIEVDILQGLSLFTVVGLGDTAVQEAKERVRSALMNSGAEFPRQRKVVNLAPADTKKCGPAFDLPIAVGLLVESEQIPRESSCDALFMGELALDGTVRHTNGILAAALFAKERGFKALFVPEIDAKEAHLVSDLMIFPVQNLAQLISHLRKEALIEPLLMSQELLTKKNGDLPLGLSLFSHIRGSDLALRSLAISASGGHHLLMSGPPGAGKTLLARHLPLLLPPLSEEECIELTKIYSAAGLLSPKRPIITDRPFRSVHHTASVVSLVGGGSIIRPGEISLAHRGVLFLDEIPEFQRSVLETLRQPLEEKQVTISRSSGTATFPSNFIFIAAMNPCPCGFWGDDQRKCRCSTSDRKHYSQRLSGPLLDRIDLFVEMRRLTFEEMQSKQPLDGRTLYLQILQARKIQRKRFQDPLMLNSLMTPAQLRKFCEVDDSCLELLKDAVDHHFLSARGYSRVLKVARTLADMEKSELIQQPHLLEALGYRKREENP, encoded by the coding sequence ATGCCTTCTCGAATTTATTCCTGCGCCCTGTCGGGCATCGAAGCGTATGAAGTGGAAATTGAAGTCGACATTCTTCAAGGATTGTCGCTGTTCACCGTCGTGGGCTTGGGAGATACGGCCGTACAAGAAGCCAAAGAACGCGTGCGATCCGCGCTTATGAACAGCGGAGCCGAGTTCCCGCGACAACGAAAAGTGGTGAATTTGGCACCTGCGGACACAAAAAAGTGTGGGCCCGCCTTTGATCTCCCGATTGCCGTGGGTTTATTGGTTGAATCCGAGCAAATCCCGCGAGAATCCTCGTGCGACGCATTATTCATGGGCGAATTAGCGCTTGATGGCACGGTGCGACATACAAATGGAATTTTGGCAGCGGCGCTGTTTGCCAAAGAACGCGGTTTTAAGGCTTTATTTGTCCCGGAAATCGATGCCAAAGAAGCCCATTTGGTTTCCGATCTTATGATTTTCCCGGTTCAAAATTTGGCGCAGCTCATCTCACATTTAAGAAAAGAAGCCCTCATTGAGCCGCTCCTAATGTCTCAGGAATTACTCACAAAAAAGAACGGAGATTTACCGCTCGGTCTTTCGTTATTTTCTCATATTCGCGGGAGTGATTTAGCCTTACGCAGTTTGGCGATCAGTGCGAGCGGAGGGCATCATTTACTAATGTCCGGGCCTCCGGGTGCCGGGAAAACGTTGCTCGCGCGTCATTTGCCGCTTCTTCTTCCGCCGCTTTCCGAAGAAGAATGTATTGAGCTCACTAAAATTTATTCAGCTGCGGGATTGCTGTCCCCCAAACGCCCCATTATTACGGATCGCCCGTTTCGGTCCGTGCATCATACCGCGTCCGTGGTGTCACTGGTGGGCGGGGGCTCTATCATTCGTCCCGGGGAAATTTCTTTGGCACATCGAGGCGTGCTTTTCCTCGATGAGATCCCGGAATTCCAGCGCTCGGTTCTTGAAACTTTGCGCCAACCGCTTGAAGAAAAACAAGTGACCATTTCCCGTTCCTCCGGCACCGCGACTTTCCCTTCCAATTTTATTTTTATCGCAGCTATGAATCCGTGTCCGTGTGGTTTTTGGGGAGACGACCAACGCAAATGTCGATGTTCAACGAGTGATCGCAAACATTATTCGCAACGCTTGTCCGGCCCATTGCTCGATCGAATCGATTTGTTTGTAGAAATGCGGCGACTCACGTTTGAAGAGATGCAATCCAAGCAACCACTGGATGGTCGAACACTTTATCTCCAAATTCTTCAAGCGCGAAAAATCCAACGTAAACGTTTTCAAGATCCGCTCATGCTGAACAGCCTTATGACTCCGGCGCAACTTCGAAAGTTTTGTGAAGTCGACGACTCGTGTTTGGAACTTTTAAAAGACGCGGTGGATCATCATTTTCTTTCTGCGCGCGGGTATTCGCGCGTGTTGAAAGTGGCCCGCACCTTGGCGGACATGGAGAAAAGTGAACTCATCCAGCAACCGCATCTTTTGGAGGCGCTGGGGTATCGAAAAAGAGAGGAAAATCCGTAG
- the carB gene encoding carbamoyl-phosphate synthase (glutamine-hydrolyzing) large subunit — protein sequence MKKLPKKVLILGSGALKIGEAGEFDYSGSQAIKAMKEEGIRTVLINPNIATNQTSKGLADTVYFLPVDPTFVEKVIQKERPDGLLLGFGGQTALNCGLELERLGLLKKYKIQVLGTPVSAIEKTEDRELFKQELKKIDVKVAPSFSCMSIEQSLKAAQKIGYPVIIRAAFALGGKGSGFALNEEDLKPLLESAFAFSPQVLVEKNLRGWKEIEYEVVRDAYDNCITVCNMENIDPMGIHTGESIVVAPSQTLSNHDYHMLREIAIKTIRHLGIVGECNIQYALDPHSDDYSVIEVNARLSRSSALASKATGYPLAHVAAKLALGYSLIELKNSVTGTTTACFEPALDYLALKIPRWDLDKFRKVSKEITTEMKSVGEIMALGRSFEEVIQKGLRMLQIGLHGFVANEGLDFKDKDIEGAIRVPTPRRMLAIAEALRQGWSTQKISTLSGIDFWFLEKLATIVKVSKEVEKTPKLSRELLLTAKKSGFSDHQLGTLCQKTEMEMRALRTGFNIRPCVRQIDTLAAEYPAKTNYLYCTYHGEKDDIDFHSKKKKALVLGSGAYCIGSSVEFDWCCVNAIRTCAKEGYETLMLNYNPETVSTDYDICDKLYFDELSLERVLDIVEKEKPKGVMISMGGQIPSNLAMKLYRVKVPVFGTSPIDIDRAESRDKFSKMLDTLAIDQPKWRAFADVQAAYEFADDVGYPVLVRPSYVLSGAAMRVAPNRETLEHYLVQAARISTEAPVVISKFELGAKEIEIDAVAHKGELVIWAIAEHIENAGVHSGDATIVLPPQKLYLETIKRIRQITKDIAKNLNITGPFNIQFLAKNNAIKVIECNLRASRSFPFSSKVTGHNFIEIATRAMFGKVKTLKERLKTYHTLDMDHVGVKVPQFSFSRLKGADPVLSVEMASTGEVACFGKDLHEAFLKAMISVGFRLPQKNILVSIGRIEDKADLLASLQSLHDQGFKIFATHGTSQLLNDNQIPNTKVYKIGEKESPGILEILSKRKVDFVINIPKKYSHEETSAGYHMRRCSIDLNIPLVTNVQIAKLVVECLERKTLDDLAIEPWGSYV from the coding sequence ATGAAAAAACTTCCCAAAAAAGTACTTATTCTTGGCTCCGGTGCGCTTAAAATCGGGGAAGCCGGGGAGTTCGATTATTCCGGGTCGCAAGCCATTAAAGCGATGAAGGAAGAGGGGATTCGGACCGTGCTCATCAACCCCAATATTGCCACAAATCAAACCTCAAAAGGCCTTGCGGATACGGTTTATTTTTTGCCCGTGGATCCGACGTTTGTGGAAAAAGTGATTCAAAAAGAGCGGCCCGATGGGTTGCTTCTCGGTTTTGGAGGGCAAACCGCACTCAATTGTGGACTGGAACTTGAGCGACTCGGACTTTTAAAAAAATATAAAATTCAGGTTTTAGGCACGCCGGTTTCGGCGATTGAAAAAACCGAAGACCGTGAATTATTCAAACAAGAATTAAAAAAAATCGACGTAAAAGTGGCACCGAGTTTTTCGTGCATGTCGATCGAACAATCGTTGAAAGCAGCCCAAAAAATCGGTTATCCCGTGATCATTCGCGCCGCGTTTGCGCTCGGAGGAAAAGGGTCCGGGTTTGCGCTTAATGAAGAAGACCTCAAGCCCTTGCTCGAGTCTGCGTTTGCGTTCAGTCCGCAAGTTTTGGTGGAAAAAAATCTGCGCGGGTGGAAAGAAATCGAATACGAAGTGGTTCGCGACGCCTACGACAATTGCATCACGGTTTGCAACATGGAAAACATCGACCCCATGGGTATTCACACCGGCGAAAGCATTGTGGTGGCGCCGTCTCAAACGCTTTCCAATCACGATTATCATATGCTTCGCGAAATCGCGATTAAGACCATTCGTCATCTCGGGATTGTGGGGGAATGCAACATTCAATACGCGCTTGATCCGCATTCGGATGACTATTCCGTGATTGAAGTGAATGCACGTTTATCGCGTTCTTCCGCGCTTGCTTCCAAAGCCACTGGTTATCCGCTGGCACATGTGGCCGCAAAATTGGCATTGGGTTATTCGCTCATTGAGCTAAAAAATTCCGTGACCGGGACGACTACCGCGTGTTTTGAACCTGCTCTCGACTATCTCGCACTTAAAATTCCGCGCTGGGATTTGGATAAATTCCGTAAAGTGTCGAAAGAAATTACAACAGAAATGAAGTCGGTTGGAGAAATTATGGCCTTAGGACGGAGCTTTGAGGAAGTCATACAAAAGGGCTTACGCATGCTGCAAATTGGGCTTCATGGATTTGTAGCGAATGAAGGACTCGACTTTAAAGACAAAGACATTGAGGGCGCGATTCGTGTACCCACACCGCGTCGCATGTTGGCCATTGCCGAAGCATTACGACAAGGCTGGTCCACTCAAAAAATCAGCACGTTGTCCGGCATTGATTTTTGGTTTTTAGAAAAACTAGCCACGATCGTGAAGGTTTCCAAAGAGGTTGAAAAAACGCCAAAACTCTCACGAGAACTTTTATTAACTGCGAAAAAATCAGGTTTTTCCGACCACCAACTCGGAACGCTTTGCCAAAAAACCGAGATGGAGATGCGCGCTTTACGAACCGGATTTAATATTCGCCCTTGCGTCCGCCAAATCGACACACTTGCCGCGGAATATCCAGCCAAAACCAACTATCTTTACTGCACGTATCACGGCGAAAAAGACGACATCGATTTTCATTCCAAAAAGAAAAAAGCTTTGGTGTTGGGCTCCGGGGCATACTGCATCGGGTCATCGGTCGAATTCGATTGGTGTTGTGTGAATGCGATTCGCACTTGTGCCAAGGAGGGCTACGAAACGCTCATGCTCAACTACAATCCGGAAACCGTTTCCACGGATTACGACATTTGCGACAAACTTTATTTTGATGAACTTTCACTCGAACGCGTGTTGGATATTGTTGAAAAAGAAAAACCCAAGGGCGTGATGATTTCCATGGGCGGCCAAATCCCGAGCAATCTTGCGATGAAATTGTATCGGGTCAAAGTGCCGGTTTTTGGGACTTCGCCGATCGATATTGACCGTGCCGAAAGTCGCGATAAATTTTCAAAAATGCTCGACACGTTGGCGATCGACCAACCCAAGTGGCGCGCTTTTGCCGATGTGCAAGCCGCGTATGAGTTTGCGGATGACGTGGGTTATCCGGTACTGGTGCGTCCTTCGTACGTGCTTTCCGGGGCTGCCATGCGCGTGGCGCCCAACCGCGAAACACTCGAGCACTATCTTGTACAAGCCGCACGTATTTCCACCGAAGCGCCGGTGGTGATCAGTAAATTTGAGCTTGGCGCCAAGGAAATTGAAATCGATGCCGTGGCACATAAAGGTGAGCTCGTGATTTGGGCCATTGCGGAACATATTGAAAATGCGGGAGTTCATTCCGGAGATGCGACTATTGTTTTGCCTCCTCAAAAACTATACCTCGAGACCATCAAACGCATCCGACAAATCACTAAAGACATTGCAAAAAACCTCAACATCACCGGACCGTTTAATATCCAATTTTTAGCGAAAAATAATGCGATTAAAGTGATTGAATGCAATCTTCGCGCGAGTCGCAGTTTTCCTTTTTCTTCTAAAGTTACGGGACACAATTTTATTGAAATCGCGACGCGCGCCATGTTTGGAAAAGTAAAAACCCTCAAAGAACGTCTCAAAACTTATCACACGCTCGACATGGATCATGTGGGGGTAAAAGTGCCTCAATTTTCATTCTCTCGTTTAAAAGGCGCAGACCCGGTTTTGAGTGTTGAAATGGCGTCCACCGGAGAGGTGGCCTGTTTTGGAAAAGATCTCCATGAAGCATTTTTAAAAGCCATGATTTCCGTGGGATTTCGTCTTCCGCAAAAAAATATTTTGGTGAGTATTGGCCGCATTGAAGACAAAGCGGATTTATTGGCGTCACTCCAATCGTTGCATGATCAAGGATTTAAAATTTTTGCCACACACGGCACAAGCCAACTCCTGAATGACAACCAAATCCCCAACACCAAAGTGTATAAAATTGGAGAAAAAGAATCCCCCGGAATTTTAGAAATTCTTTCCAAACGAAAGGTCGATTTTGTGATCAATATCCCCAAAAAATACAGCCACGAAGAAACCTCAGCCGGGTATCATATGCGCCGATGCAGTATTGACCTCAATATTCCGCTTGTGACCAATGTCCAAATCGCCAAACTCGTGGTGGAATGCCTGGAACGCAAGACCCTCGATGATCTTGCGATTGAGCCGTGGGGGAGTTATGTATAA